A genomic stretch from Schaalia odontolytica includes:
- a CDS encoding AAA family ATPase codes for MKIRWLRIHGIGPFAGEHTVDFSSFEESGLFLLDGPTGAGKSTLIDAITFALYGDVARTKDASKDRLRSNHISDADPSEAELVFEVATGIYRVSRTPAYTPAGKRSQRNSKSTLTRVVEDPDAPDGWRTVESVASGPRDVGYEIPRIVGLDKEQFLQTIVLPQGKFSQFLNATSDAREQILRDIFDTQIYVDFTKALEEAAKSSKRDIEERRVAAIGAFERVRSLDGALSEDAHTDVLTGNRAAAAADAEQLDAGAEDPSAVTQWAQGACERAHEAYEQTLRVAQAAAATAREASRALAEGRALAEAQAEHARVSATLVELSASQDAIASDRERARRARRALAVAPVDAAEVSARARLEAAGDQVVALSPALGGEDAIDPASLTPETVAHLGDRAQAGRDEATRTRGSLEEALGVERSLPDLRAQIESTRSGHEQALARVRSIEAEREELPLAIEQATAALRLMRADADTLPEAASALRAINERLDASMQADLLRSALVGASEELRAATVTAKLANAAAADGHDLWIAQSASALARELEEDAPCPVCGSTVHPDPAPASDGEITREQVAELDRARDRAESALREAQGRHQDLVRRIAQLNEVAGAPTPSLETERDRAAELVATLEDLTPQISQVEAALAQERTRLDGLTDALASARESAASLASTLQERESTLTRALARLESERAGFDSLDERAAHLDECAHRASSLAAACADWDSARLAHEQAQRSLAEALTEQDLQLDSWRSLMLPLPQVEALEARVSAHEKALFAAREALASERLTRAASAPAPDLKALAEASRQGDEESALAARASGILEQHCAQLDAARISLERALDALARSREQAGPIRRLADIAAASGPENLASTPLSAWVLIARLEEVLAAANPRLAAISSGRYELTAVPDDGTASRKSGLGLAIIDHDTDALRSPRTLSGGETFYTSLALALGLADVVSAEAGGVELRTMFIDEGFGSLDSHTLGLVMAQLQALRCAGRTVGVISHVEEMATQIADQIQVRPLPEGGSTLRVRA; via the coding sequence GTGAAGATTCGGTGGCTGCGCATTCACGGCATCGGCCCGTTCGCGGGCGAGCACACGGTCGACTTTTCCTCCTTCGAGGAGTCCGGCCTGTTCCTGCTGGATGGTCCCACAGGTGCGGGCAAGTCGACGCTCATCGACGCGATCACCTTCGCACTGTACGGGGATGTGGCGCGCACGAAGGACGCGTCGAAGGACCGCCTACGTTCCAACCACATTTCGGACGCGGATCCCTCGGAGGCGGAGCTGGTCTTCGAGGTGGCGACGGGCATCTACCGGGTGAGTCGTACCCCCGCGTACACGCCAGCAGGCAAGAGATCGCAGCGCAATTCGAAATCGACGCTGACCCGCGTCGTGGAGGATCCGGACGCGCCGGACGGGTGGCGCACGGTTGAGTCGGTCGCCTCGGGTCCGCGCGACGTGGGATACGAGATTCCACGCATCGTGGGCCTGGACAAGGAGCAGTTCCTGCAGACGATCGTTCTTCCACAGGGCAAGTTCTCCCAGTTCCTCAATGCTACGTCGGATGCTCGCGAGCAGATCCTGCGCGACATCTTTGACACGCAGATTTACGTTGATTTCACGAAGGCTCTGGAGGAGGCCGCCAAGTCCTCCAAGCGCGACATCGAAGAACGACGCGTCGCCGCGATCGGGGCCTTCGAGCGCGTGCGTTCCCTGGACGGTGCCCTCAGCGAGGACGCGCACACGGACGTTCTCACCGGCAATCGGGCAGCCGCCGCCGCTGATGCGGAGCAGCTGGACGCCGGAGCGGAGGATCCCAGCGCCGTGACTCAGTGGGCGCAGGGCGCGTGCGAGCGAGCACACGAGGCGTACGAGCAGACCCTGCGTGTTGCCCAGGCGGCTGCCGCAACTGCACGGGAGGCTTCCCGCGCGCTGGCCGAGGGCCGCGCCCTGGCCGAGGCCCAGGCAGAGCACGCACGCGTGAGCGCGACGCTCGTCGAGCTCAGCGCCTCGCAGGACGCAATCGCGTCCGACCGCGAGCGTGCCCGTCGGGCACGCCGGGCGCTGGCAGTGGCACCCGTCGATGCAGCCGAGGTCTCGGCGCGCGCTCGTCTGGAGGCCGCAGGAGACCAGGTCGTGGCCCTGTCCCCGGCTCTCGGGGGCGAGGATGCCATCGATCCGGCATCGCTCACGCCAGAGACCGTGGCCCATCTGGGCGATCGGGCTCAGGCCGGGCGGGACGAGGCGACGCGCACGCGCGGCTCGCTTGAGGAAGCCCTGGGCGTCGAGCGATCCCTGCCCGACCTGCGCGCGCAGATCGAGTCGACTCGCTCCGGACACGAACAGGCCCTGGCGCGGGTGAGATCCATCGAGGCTGAGCGCGAGGAATTGCCCCTCGCGATCGAGCAGGCCACCGCGGCCCTGCGCCTCATGCGGGCGGATGCGGACACCCTCCCCGAGGCCGCGTCCGCGCTGCGCGCCATCAACGAGCGCCTGGATGCCTCGATGCAGGCCGATCTGCTGCGCTCGGCCCTCGTGGGCGCATCGGAGGAGCTGCGCGCGGCCACGGTCACGGCCAAGCTCGCGAACGCGGCGGCAGCCGACGGCCACGACCTGTGGATCGCCCAGAGCGCCTCGGCGCTCGCACGCGAGCTCGAGGAGGACGCGCCCTGTCCCGTGTGCGGCTCCACCGTTCACCCAGACCCGGCTCCTGCGTCGGACGGGGAGATCACTCGCGAACAGGTCGCCGAGCTGGACCGGGCGCGCGACCGCGCGGAGAGCGCGCTGCGTGAGGCCCAGGGGCGTCATCAGGATCTTGTTCGTCGCATCGCCCAGCTCAACGAGGTGGCTGGAGCTCCCACACCGTCGCTCGAGACTGAGCGGGATCGAGCAGCCGAGCTCGTCGCGACGCTGGAGGACCTCACCCCGCAGATCTCCCAGGTTGAGGCTGCCCTCGCGCAGGAGCGCACGCGCCTCGACGGCCTCACCGATGCTCTCGCCAGCGCCCGTGAGAGCGCCGCCTCCCTCGCATCCACCCTGCAGGAACGTGAATCCACGTTGACCCGCGCCCTCGCTCGCCTCGAGTCCGAGCGCGCAGGCTTCGATTCCCTGGACGAGCGCGCGGCACACCTGGATGAGTGCGCCCACCGGGCCTCTTCGCTGGCCGCAGCCTGCGCGGATTGGGACAGCGCTCGCCTCGCCCACGAGCAGGCACAGCGATCTCTCGCGGAGGCATTAACGGAACAGGACCTTCAACTCGACTCCTGGCGCTCCCTCATGCTCCCGCTCCCCCAGGTCGAGGCTCTCGAGGCGCGCGTGTCCGCTCACGAGAAGGCGCTCTTCGCGGCACGCGAAGCACTCGCGTCGGAGCGCCTCACCCGTGCGGCGTCGGCACCCGCGCCGGACCTCAAGGCCCTCGCCGAGGCCTCCCGACAGGGCGATGAGGAGAGCGCGCTGGCCGCCCGGGCATCGGGCATTCTCGAGCAGCACTGCGCGCAGCTCGACGCCGCCCGCATCTCGCTGGAGCGGGCGTTGGATGCGCTCGCGCGCTCCCGGGAGCAGGCGGGCCCCATCCGTCGCCTCGCGGACATCGCCGCCGCCTCCGGCCCGGAGAACCTCGCGTCCACTCCCCTATCGGCATGGGTACTCATCGCACGCCTGGAGGAGGTGCTGGCGGCCGCGAATCCGCGCCTCGCGGCAATCTCGTCGGGGCGTTACGAGCTCACGGCCGTCCCCGACGATGGCACGGCCTCGCGCAAGTCTGGCCTGGGCCTGGCAATCATCGATCACGACACGGACGCTCTTCGCAGCCCGCGCACGCTGTCGGGCGGGGAAACCTTCTACACATCCCTCGCCCTGGCACTCGGCCTCGCGGACGTCGTTTCCGCCGAGGCGGGAGGCGTCGAGCTGCGCACGATGTTTATCGACGAGGGATTCGGCTCGCTCGACTCGCACACCCTCGGCCTCGTGATGGCGCAGCTCCAAGCCCTTCGCTGCGCGGGACGCACGGTCGGCGTGATTTCGCACGTCGAAGAGATGGCGACACAGATCGCGGATCAGATCCAGGTACGGCCGCTGCCGGAGGGCGGATCAACCCTGCGCGTGCGGGCCTAG
- a CDS encoding exonuclease SbcCD subunit D produces MLILHTSDWHLGRTLHGASLGESADAFIDWLVALVRERGVDAVLISGDVFDRAVPPVDALARMRRALRELTAQTTVILTSGNHDGAARLGLFADMLTTSLHVVTDPEAIGSPIEAAGALIYPMPYLEPDLVRQLLSDLPVHAEAALPAPLPRSHQAVLGAALRRVRADLEARRGCGDERPAIAMPHAFVTGAQASDSERDIQVGGVPSVSADLFDTLGGPEPLPHGLDYVAAGHLHRPQNISGASVPIRYAGSPIAYSFSEAGAAKSVTLVTTDATSVTDIEVVPIPTLRAIAVLEGTMDELLTDPDEATTASYVSITVTDDARPERMVPRIREVYPHALVVMHRPSQAPSLAPTMSVRASLDPREVTEEFYEAVGGRALNPRERELALDVWAALRGKDVQ; encoded by the coding sequence ATGTTGATTCTGCACACCTCTGACTGGCACCTGGGGCGCACGTTGCACGGAGCGTCCCTGGGCGAGAGCGCAGACGCGTTCATCGACTGGTTGGTTGCCCTGGTGCGCGAGCGGGGCGTGGATGCCGTGCTCATCTCGGGCGACGTCTTCGATCGGGCGGTTCCGCCAGTGGACGCTCTCGCGCGGATGCGGCGCGCCCTGCGCGAGCTGACGGCGCAAACGACGGTCATCCTGACATCCGGAAACCACGACGGGGCCGCCCGCCTGGGGCTTTTCGCGGACATGCTGACCACCTCGCTGCACGTGGTGACCGACCCCGAGGCGATCGGTAGTCCCATCGAGGCCGCCGGCGCGCTGATCTACCCGATGCCCTACCTGGAGCCCGATCTCGTGCGCCAGCTGCTGTCGGACCTGCCTGTGCATGCTGAGGCCGCCTTGCCCGCTCCCCTTCCCCGTTCCCATCAGGCGGTCCTGGGGGCCGCGCTGCGACGGGTGCGCGCGGACCTGGAGGCCCGCAGGGGCTGCGGCGACGAGCGCCCGGCCATCGCGATGCCGCACGCCTTCGTGACCGGCGCCCAGGCCTCGGACTCCGAGCGCGACATCCAGGTGGGCGGCGTCCCCTCCGTGTCCGCCGATCTTTTCGACACTCTCGGAGGCCCAGAGCCCCTGCCCCACGGCCTGGACTACGTTGCCGCCGGGCACTTGCACCGCCCGCAGAATATCTCGGGGGCCTCGGTCCCGATCCGCTACGCGGGCTCCCCCATCGCATATTCCTTCTCCGAGGCCGGGGCGGCGAAGTCGGTCACGCTGGTCACCACGGATGCCACCTCGGTGACCGACATCGAGGTGGTGCCCATCCCTACGCTGCGCGCCATCGCGGTGCTCGAGGGGACCATGGACGAACTGCTCACCGATCCCGACGAGGCCACCACCGCCTCGTACGTCTCGATCACGGTCACGGATGACGCGCGCCCCGAGCGCATGGTGCCGCGCATCCGCGAGGTCTACCCGCACGCCCTCGTCGTCATGCACCGCCCCTCCCAAGCCCCCTCGTTGGCTCCCACGATGAGCGTGCGCGCCTCCTTGGACCCACGCGAGGTAACGGAAGAGTTCTACGAGGCCGTGGGCGGGCGCGCCCTGAACCCGCGGGAGCGCGAGCTCGCACTGGACGTGTGGGCGGCCCTTCGAGGAAAGGACGTGCAGTGA
- the rsgA gene encoding ribosome small subunit-dependent GTPase A, with product MARRDTGTDDPRVRVRAGKGSRPRTKDRPDWSSKPLGRVIGIDRGRYHVSVEADSTRVVAVRARELGRGSVIMGDRVRLTGDLSGRPDTLARIVAVEERSSVLRRSLEDAPDQRGEKAIVANADTMCIVVALADPPPRTGMIDRCLVAAFEAGLDPVLVLTKADLASPDELLAAYEDFNLRVVLTSAEVGEADPGVAELRALLASHWSVLVGHSGVGKSTLINLLVPGAGRATGHVNEVTGRGRHTSTSSEAFELAEGGWIVDTPGVRSFGLGHVSVADVLGVFPEVADAASWCLPMCSHNEEEPSCALDSYARATGPFAIDEAGDEDADQVRRERASRLASVRRLLEAVAMAEATSKAAR from the coding sequence ATGGCGCGCCGCGACACCGGAACCGACGACCCGCGCGTGCGCGTGCGCGCCGGCAAGGGATCACGCCCACGCACGAAGGACCGACCCGACTGGTCCTCCAAGCCCCTGGGCCGCGTCATCGGAATCGACCGCGGCCGCTACCACGTGTCCGTGGAAGCGGACAGCACGCGCGTGGTGGCCGTGCGTGCCCGCGAGCTGGGGCGTGGCTCCGTCATCATGGGCGACCGCGTGCGCCTCACTGGCGACCTGTCGGGCCGCCCCGACACGCTCGCGCGCATCGTCGCCGTCGAGGAGCGTTCCTCCGTGCTGCGCCGCTCCTTGGAGGACGCACCCGATCAGCGAGGAGAGAAAGCGATCGTCGCGAACGCGGACACGATGTGCATCGTCGTGGCACTGGCAGATCCGCCGCCGCGCACGGGCATGATCGACCGCTGCCTGGTCGCCGCTTTCGAGGCGGGCCTCGACCCCGTCCTGGTTCTGACGAAGGCGGATCTGGCGAGCCCGGACGAGCTGCTCGCCGCCTACGAGGACTTTAACCTGCGGGTCGTTCTCACGAGCGCAGAGGTCGGGGAGGCCGACCCGGGCGTCGCCGAGCTGCGCGCCCTCCTGGCCTCCCATTGGTCGGTACTGGTCGGGCATTCGGGGGTCGGTAAGTCCACGCTCATCAACCTCCTGGTGCCGGGCGCGGGTCGCGCGACGGGCCACGTCAACGAGGTCACGGGGCGCGGGCGTCACACGTCCACGTCCTCGGAGGCCTTCGAGTTGGCGGAGGGCGGCTGGATCGTCGACACGCCGGGCGTGCGGTCCTTCGGCCTGGGACACGTGAGCGTCGCCGACGTGCTGGGGGTCTTCCCGGAGGTCGCGGACGCAGCGTCCTGGTGCCTGCCTATGTGCTCGCACAACGAGGAGGAGCCCTCGTGCGCGCTTGACAGTTACGCGCGCGCCACCGGTCCTTTCGCGATCGACGAGGCCGGGGATGAGGACGCGGATCAGGTGCGCCGCGAGCGCGCCTCCCGCCTGGCGTCAGTGCGCAGGCTCCTGGAGGCCGTGGCGATGGCAGAGGCTACCAGCAAGGCTGCCCGCTAA
- a CDS encoding anti-sigma factor, translating to MNTHVTCQDVLDALYALVDCEECDRRSNLIDDGSVPGPDARARALMIQHVASCPHCADTLDAERHVRALMRGCYESEQAPPALRARIVASISSVSVTWR from the coding sequence GTGAACACCCACGTGACCTGCCAGGACGTTCTCGACGCCCTGTACGCCCTCGTTGACTGCGAGGAGTGCGACCGCCGATCCAACCTGATCGACGACGGCTCCGTGCCCGGACCCGACGCCCGCGCCCGTGCCCTCATGATCCAGCACGTTGCCTCCTGCCCGCACTGCGCCGACACCCTGGATGCCGAACGCCACGTGCGCGCCCTCATGCGCGGCTGCTACGAGTCCGAGCAGGCCCCTCCCGCGTTGCGAGCCCGCATCGTCGCCTCCATTTCGAGCGTGTCCGTTACCTGGCGCTGA
- a CDS encoding DUF6912 family protein, with translation MRVYVPAVLSDLSVPLPPVRSGVLCMPEAGMNGEDIEVLEDDAITEAALSSLELARETEGAGTARVVLAVDTPTSTTLTPGEQIEPRIFEAAAFEYTWSDVAAILADLPDAGPAVQAVLSADTQEDADEAVAALWESSLAWFDRSERPAVLALHKG, from the coding sequence ATGCGCGTCTACGTTCCCGCCGTCCTGTCCGACCTGTCCGTCCCGCTGCCCCCCGTGCGCAGTGGCGTCCTGTGCATGCCCGAAGCAGGCATGAACGGTGAGGACATCGAGGTCCTCGAGGACGACGCCATCACCGAGGCGGCACTGTCCTCCCTCGAGCTGGCCCGGGAGACGGAGGGGGCGGGCACGGCCCGAGTGGTCCTGGCCGTCGACACCCCGACCTCGACGACTCTGACTCCCGGCGAGCAGATCGAGCCCCGCATCTTCGAGGCCGCCGCCTTCGAATACACCTGGTCGGACGTGGCTGCGATCCTGGCGGACCTGCCCGATGCCGGTCCCGCCGTGCAGGCCGTCCTGAGTGCCGACACCCAGGAGGACGCCGACGAGGCCGTGGCCGCCCTGTGGGAGTCCTCCCTGGCGTGGTTCGACCGCTCCGAGCGGCCCGCCGTCCTGGCCCTGCACAAGGGCTGA
- a CDS encoding alpha/beta hydrolase fold domain-containing protein, with protein sequence MSLQMRLVHARKGLTPPALHTEEAAREMAAGAPQQHPMPQRMRARFTATCEKGVTRVFPKQGLRSGGALMFLHGGAYLFPLVDGQWGIVEGLIDRTGLPVIIPDYPLAPEHTATDAFDFVQPIIDEVQAEFGRVVIFGDSAGGGLALSLAMQRRDEGRRQVDGLVLYAPWVDVTMTNPEIDDVQPRDKILRAPGLEWAGRAWAGDLDPADWRVSPLYGDPSGLPPMRIFQGDADILGPDAIEFACKAARVGVDVRLRVEPDGFHVYVLSVPVIPEAEAALDHSARFISGILTQA encoded by the coding sequence ATGTCCCTCCAGATGCGTCTTGTTCACGCCCGAAAGGGCCTCACGCCTCCCGCGCTGCACACCGAGGAAGCCGCGCGTGAGATGGCGGCGGGTGCCCCGCAGCAGCATCCGATGCCTCAACGCATGCGAGCCCGCTTTACCGCGACGTGCGAAAAAGGCGTGACGCGCGTGTTCCCGAAGCAGGGACTGCGCTCGGGCGGAGCCCTCATGTTCCTGCACGGCGGCGCCTACCTGTTCCCGCTTGTCGACGGCCAGTGGGGCATCGTTGAGGGCCTCATTGACCGCACGGGCCTGCCCGTGATCATTCCGGACTACCCGCTTGCCCCCGAGCACACCGCGACCGACGCGTTCGACTTCGTCCAGCCCATCATCGACGAGGTCCAGGCTGAGTTTGGCCGCGTCGTCATCTTTGGCGACTCGGCGGGTGGCGGTCTGGCGCTGTCCCTCGCCATGCAGCGACGCGACGAGGGAAGGCGCCAGGTGGATGGCCTTGTCCTGTACGCGCCGTGGGTGGACGTGACCATGACGAACCCCGAGATCGACGATGTACAGCCCCGCGACAAGATTCTGCGCGCGCCCGGACTGGAGTGGGCGGGACGCGCGTGGGCGGGCGACCTGGACCCGGCCGACTGGCGCGTCAGCCCCCTGTACGGCGATCCGTCGGGCCTGCCGCCGATGCGCATCTTCCAGGGCGACGCGGACATCCTGGGGCCCGACGCGATCGAGTTCGCCTGCAAGGCGGCTCGCGTGGGCGTCGACGTGCGCCTGCGCGTGGAGCCGGACGGCTTCCACGTCTACGTGCTCTCAGTCCCCGTTATTCCCGAGGCTGAGGCCGCCCTCGACCACAGCGCGCGCTTCATCTCGGGGATCCTCACCCAGGCGTGA
- a CDS encoding sigma-70 family RNA polymerase sigma factor, translated as MDTTTPSPTQLMPDPAPASSMEDDAVLQARFMDEAMPLMDQLFGAALGMTRNRADAEDLVQETYLKAYQKFHQYKPGTNIKAWLYRILTNTYITGYRKAQRAPKRASSDTVEDWQLAEAASHSEVGLKSAEVQALEALPSIQLRDALDSLSEEHRMVVLMADVEGMSYKEIAEELGVPMGTVMSRLNRARKNLRSLLADVAAEYGIGGAK; from the coding sequence ATGGATACGACAACCCCCTCACCGACGCAGCTCATGCCCGATCCTGCCCCGGCCTCGTCCATGGAGGACGACGCGGTGCTCCAGGCGCGCTTCATGGACGAAGCGATGCCCCTCATGGATCAACTTTTCGGAGCGGCGCTGGGCATGACCCGCAACCGAGCCGACGCGGAGGACCTGGTCCAGGAGACCTATCTCAAGGCCTACCAGAAGTTTCACCAGTACAAGCCCGGCACCAACATCAAGGCCTGGCTGTACCGGATCCTCACCAACACCTATATCACCGGCTACCGCAAGGCCCAGCGCGCGCCCAAGCGGGCCTCCAGTGACACCGTCGAGGACTGGCAGCTGGCCGAGGCCGCCTCGCACTCTGAGGTCGGTCTCAAGTCCGCCGAGGTACAAGCCCTCGAAGCGCTGCCGTCGATCCAGCTGCGCGATGCCCTCGATTCGCTTTCGGAGGAACATCGGATGGTTGTCCTCATGGCTGACGTTGAGGGAATGAGCTACAAGGAAATCGCCGAAGAACTAGGAGTACCCATGGGGACAGTCATGAGCCGTCTGAACCGGGCGCGCAAGAACCTGCGCTCCTTGCTGGCCGACGTCGCCGCGGAATACGGGATCGGAGGAGCCAAGTGA
- a CDS encoding DoxX family membrane protein, translating into MNLLRIVARPLLAAPFIADGVDALMHPHDHVDQASGVRPLIDKATDAVGLEPLTDQQLAVATRVTGALSVVAGLRFALGRKPRVAALTLAAIGAPMALVHAPMPGATRDMPTGHGKYLRSRALGKLGLVGGVLIASTDRVGQPSALVAHAMRRDQRRAIAAAEAAVVERLTGTAS; encoded by the coding sequence ATGAATCTGCTGCGCATTGTTGCCCGTCCCCTGCTCGCTGCCCCCTTCATCGCCGATGGGGTTGATGCCCTAATGCATCCGCACGATCATGTGGATCAGGCCTCGGGGGTGCGCCCCCTCATCGATAAGGCGACCGATGCGGTCGGCCTGGAGCCGCTGACTGATCAACAGCTGGCCGTGGCTACCCGCGTGACGGGCGCTTTGTCGGTCGTTGCGGGTCTGCGTTTCGCGCTGGGCCGCAAGCCCCGCGTGGCAGCCCTGACGTTGGCCGCGATCGGCGCACCCATGGCACTCGTGCATGCTCCGATGCCCGGGGCTACGCGCGATATGCCCACGGGCCACGGCAAGTACCTGCGCTCACGCGCACTGGGCAAGCTGGGCCTGGTTGGCGGCGTCCTGATCGCTTCGACGGACCGTGTCGGCCAGCCCTCGGCGCTCGTGGCACACGCGATGCGCCGCGATCAGCGCCGCGCGATCGCCGCGGCCGAGGCCGCCGTCGTGGAACGCCTGACCGGCACCGCTTCGTGA
- the aroA gene encoding 3-phosphoshikimate 1-carboxyvinyltransferase codes for MSAPWLAPLAASPVDATVEVPGSKSITARALYLAAVADSPSVIHGALDARDTRLFADALEVMGARVEDAGAGTLRVAPMTLPPRGGRIECGLAGTVMRFLPPLAALSPEETLFDGDEQVYARPLGPLLDALVRMGATVTYHGERGHLPFTIQGPIHTPLGAQAWVDSSSSSQFLSALLLVSPLVGDPLFVSAPGVVPSMPHVEMTLASLAGVGIDLEVVDEGRADLATWHIFPSRPHGGEITVEPDLSNAGPFLAAAMVTGGRVRIPAWPAATTQAGDAWRALLGHMGADITLDEGGLTLRGPGAGNYPGIKATMAEVGELTPTLAAICAYASTPSHLSGIAHLRGHETDRLAALAAEINRAGGQAEETEDGLVITPLPLHGAQIRSYADHRMATFGAILGLVTPGITVDDIACTSKTLPTFEALWASLVSADGQGFAPEAPVSSAREEE; via the coding sequence GTGAGCGCCCCCTGGCTCGCTCCCCTGGCCGCCTCCCCTGTGGATGCCACGGTCGAGGTGCCGGGTTCAAAGTCGATCACGGCGCGCGCCCTCTACCTGGCCGCCGTCGCCGATTCCCCTTCCGTCATCCACGGTGCGCTGGACGCGCGCGACACGCGCCTATTCGCGGACGCCCTGGAGGTGATGGGCGCGCGCGTCGAGGACGCGGGTGCGGGAACCCTGCGCGTCGCGCCGATGACACTCCCGCCCCGCGGCGGACGCATCGAGTGCGGCCTGGCGGGCACCGTCATGCGCTTCCTGCCTCCCCTGGCGGCCCTCTCCCCCGAGGAAACACTGTTCGATGGGGACGAGCAGGTCTACGCGCGCCCGCTCGGTCCGCTCCTGGACGCGCTGGTGCGCATGGGTGCCACCGTCACCTACCACGGTGAGCGCGGGCACCTGCCGTTTACGATCCAGGGCCCGATCCACACGCCGCTGGGCGCGCAGGCCTGGGTCGATTCCTCCTCCTCCTCGCAGTTTCTCTCCGCGTTGCTGCTCGTCTCGCCCCTAGTTGGCGATCCCCTCTTCGTATCGGCTCCGGGAGTCGTCCCCTCGATGCCGCACGTGGAGATGACGCTGGCGTCCCTGGCAGGCGTCGGCATCGACCTAGAGGTCGTGGACGAGGGCCGCGCCGACCTCGCGACCTGGCACATCTTCCCATCGCGTCCTCACGGCGGCGAGATCACGGTCGAGCCGGACCTGTCCAACGCCGGCCCCTTCCTGGCTGCCGCGATGGTGACGGGCGGGCGCGTGCGGATCCCGGCGTGGCCGGCGGCGACGACGCAGGCGGGTGACGCCTGGCGCGCGCTGCTGGGTCACATGGGCGCGGACATCACCCTGGATGAAGGGGGCCTGACCCTGAGGGGTCCGGGCGCCGGCAACTATCCGGGCATCAAAGCCACGATGGCCGAGGTCGGAGAGCTCACCCCCACCCTGGCCGCGATCTGCGCCTACGCCTCCACGCCCTCGCACCTGAGTGGCATCGCGCACCTGCGCGGACACGAGACGGATCGCCTGGCGGCCCTGGCCGCAGAGATTAACCGCGCGGGCGGGCAAGCCGAGGAGACGGAGGACGGCCTCGTCATCACGCCGCTGCCCCTGCACGGGGCACAGATTCGTTCCTACGCGGACCACCGGATGGCGACGTTCGGCGCGATTCTTGGTCTCGTAACGCCCGGTATCACGGTCGACGACATCGCCTGCACCTCCAAGACGCTTCCCACCTTCGAGGCCTTGTGGGCCTCCCTCGTGAGTGCTGACGGCCAGGGGTTCGCCCCGGAAGCCCCGGTCTCGTCCGCACGGGAGGAGGAGTGA
- a CDS encoding 50S ribosomal protein bL37 — translation MSKRGRKRRDRRKNGANHGKRPNA, via the coding sequence ATGTCGAAGCGGGGTCGTAAGCGTCGCGATCGTCGTAAGAACGGCGCGAACCACGGCAAGCGTCCTAACGCCTGA
- a CDS encoding glutamine amidotransferase-related protein yields MTKPFLMLTSRDDGPVLASESADLPRFSGLTPDQVRQVRIERELPDLDLSEYSGAFVCGSPWDANADDHLKEDRQVRAEAWLRSFYDRALGESFPLLGLCYGLGTLTLHLGGVVDTHHGEDISGIALTKTDAGRDDPLLEGTPDLFHSYVGHHEAVRELAPGMQVLLAGDDTPIQMVRVGEAAWATQFHPEMDLEGVNVRIDQYAGRYYPVEKAEAIRAQVATVDTDPSRLILRNFVSRFQR; encoded by the coding sequence ATGACCAAGCCCTTCCTCATGCTGACCTCGCGCGACGACGGCCCTGTCCTGGCCTCGGAGAGCGCCGACCTGCCGCGATTCTCGGGACTGACCCCCGACCAGGTGCGCCAGGTTCGCATCGAGAGGGAACTGCCCGACCTTGATCTCTCGGAGTACTCGGGTGCTTTCGTGTGCGGATCCCCCTGGGACGCCAACGCCGACGACCACCTGAAGGAAGACCGCCAGGTGCGCGCCGAGGCGTGGCTGCGCTCCTTCTACGACCGCGCGCTCGGAGAGTCCTTCCCGCTCCTGGGCCTGTGCTACGGGCTGGGAACCCTCACCCTGCACCTGGGCGGCGTCGTCGACACCCATCACGGAGAGGACATCAGCGGCATCGCGTTGACGAAGACCGACGCGGGCCGTGACGACCCGCTCCTGGAGGGCACGCCGGACCTCTTCCACTCCTACGTCGGCCACCACGAGGCCGTGCGTGAGCTCGCCCCCGGCATGCAGGTCCTCCTGGCAGGGGATGACACGCCGATCCAGATGGTGCGCGTCGGCGAGGCAGCGTGGGCGACCCAGTTCCATCCCGAGATGGACCTAGAAGGCGTGAACGTGCGCATCGACCAGTACGCTGGCCGCTACTACCCGGTGGAGAAAGCCGAGGCGATCCGCGCCCAGGTCGCGACCGTTGACACGGATCCCTCACGCCTGATCCTTCGCAACTTCGTCAGCCGCTTCCAGCGCTGA